The genomic interval TGAGTTGTTAAAGCTCCGATTAGAACGTTTAAAGACAGATTATGCATGGGCGGAAATTCCTCCTTCTAGAACTCGTCGATTTGTCAGCAATGTGATGGTTAGAGAGTATGCTGAGGGAGAAAAAGCTGTTGTAAAGAGCTATTTGCTTATATATCGAAGCCGCAGTACGGATATTCATCATGATTTAATTTCTGGTGAAAGAAATGATGAATTTACGTTTGAAGATGGCAAATGGAAATTATCGAAAAGAGTTTTTATTGTCGATCAAACAACCATCAATACTAGAAATCTTGCTATCTTTGTTTAACTGCAAAAAGGGGGATTTGAATATGCTTTTAAAAAATAAAGTAGTGTTAATAACAGGCGGTGCTTCAGGAATTGGCGAAGCTGTCACAAGACGTTTTATACGAGAAGGAGCAAAAGTAAGCATTATGGGGCGTTCCATAGATAGATTAGAGAAAATGAAAGAAGAATTTGGGGGGAATATCTTAACCGTTCAGGGAGATGTAAGCAAATACGAAGACAATGAACAAGCTGTCAAAGCCACTGTTGAGCAATTTGGAAAGCTAGATGTTTTTATTGCGAATGCTGGTGTATTTGATGGATTCGCTAAATTTGCAGATGTAACACCTGAGGCGCTTTCTGACGCATATGATTTTCTTCTTAATATTAACGTGAAAGGCTCATTTTTTGGCGCGAAAGCAGCACTTAAAGAATTGCTAAAAACGAATGGAAATATCATATTTTCTGTATCTGGTGCAAGCTTCTATCCTGATGGCGGGGGCGTTTGGTACACAGCAAGCAAGCATGCTCAAATCGGATTGATGCGCCAGCTTGCATTCGAGCTTGCGCCAAATATTCGGGTAAATGCAGTTGCACCAGGCGGCACATTGACAGCACTAACTGTTATTCCGCCACTGCATCCATATGTGAAAATTGTCGATAATGATACGAAAGCAAGCAGTATTAAAAAACGAAATCCTCTTCAACTTGCACAGATGCCGGAAGATCATGTTGCAGCATATGTACTTTTAGCATCCGATGAATCACGTGCGATTACTGGTGAGGTCATTTCCAGTGATGGCGGTTTGTCAGTACGTGGACTTGGCTGATGTGTAATGTAACGAAATAGATTGCTAGAAAGGGTTTAGATACGCTTGACTGAACCATTACTAGGTAACAGCAAGATTAATCAGCTTGCCTTTGTTGTAAAAGATATACATTCTGCAA from Metabacillus sediminilitoris carries:
- a CDS encoding aromatic-ring-hydroxylating dioxygenase subunit beta, with amino-acid sequence MNLEQILVKYEFEQWLNKEAEYLDNIEFDDWFALMHSSLRYQMPVRVNKEGTERPDYSTDMFTFNDDIELLKLRLERLKTDYAWAEIPPSRTRRFVSNVMVREYAEGEKAVVKSYLLIYRSRSTDIHHDLISGERNDEFTFEDGKWKLSKRVFIVDQTTINTRNLAIFV
- a CDS encoding SDR family NAD(P)-dependent oxidoreductase, yielding MLLKNKVVLITGGASGIGEAVTRRFIREGAKVSIMGRSIDRLEKMKEEFGGNILTVQGDVSKYEDNEQAVKATVEQFGKLDVFIANAGVFDGFAKFADVTPEALSDAYDFLLNINVKGSFFGAKAALKELLKTNGNIIFSVSGASFYPDGGGVWYTASKHAQIGLMRQLAFELAPNIRVNAVAPGGTLTALTVIPPLHPYVKIVDNDTKASSIKKRNPLQLAQMPEDHVAAYVLLASDESRAITGEVISSDGGLSVRGLG